Proteins encoded together in one Variovorax paradoxus EPS window:
- a CDS encoding PLP-dependent aminotransferase family protein, with protein sequence MNWKLAARAAKMNPSVLREILKVTERPGIISLAGGLPSPKTFPIQAFADACAEVLHNDGQAALQYAASEGYAPLRQAVADMLPWNVDPAQVLITTGSQQGLDLVAKVLIDPGSKVLVETPTYLGALQAFGPMEPNPVSVASDEDGVIVDDLVAKAKDARFVYLLPNFQNPTGRTMTEERRAAVSAAAAEAGLPIIEDNPYGELWFDEAPPLPLTARNPEGCIYLGSFSKVLAPGLRLGFLVAPKAIYPKLLQAKQAVDLHTPIFTQRMVSAVMKDGFLDRHVPTIRALYKRQRDAMIAALTREMAGLDVKFNAPKGGMFLWARLPEGIDTVKLLPKAVERNVAFVPGAPFYAGLGDPRTLRLSFVTASVEEIDVAIAALAITLREELELLGEHKLAPAPV encoded by the coding sequence ATGAACTGGAAACTCGCCGCCCGCGCCGCCAAGATGAACCCGTCGGTGCTGCGTGAAATCCTCAAGGTCACCGAACGCCCCGGCATCATCAGCCTGGCGGGTGGCCTGCCCTCGCCCAAGACCTTCCCGATCCAGGCCTTCGCCGATGCCTGCGCCGAAGTGCTGCACAACGACGGCCAGGCCGCGCTGCAGTACGCCGCGAGCGAAGGCTACGCGCCGCTGCGCCAGGCCGTGGCCGACATGCTGCCGTGGAACGTCGACCCCGCGCAGGTGCTCATCACCACCGGTTCGCAGCAGGGCCTCGACCTGGTGGCCAAGGTGCTGATCGATCCGGGCAGCAAGGTGCTGGTCGAGACGCCCACCTACCTCGGCGCGCTGCAGGCCTTCGGCCCGATGGAGCCCAACCCGGTGAGCGTGGCGAGCGACGAAGACGGCGTGATCGTCGACGACCTGGTCGCCAAGGCGAAGGACGCACGCTTCGTCTACCTCCTGCCCAACTTCCAGAACCCGACGGGCCGCACCATGACCGAAGAGCGCCGCGCCGCCGTATCGGCCGCTGCAGCCGAAGCGGGCCTGCCGATCATCGAAGACAACCCCTACGGCGAACTCTGGTTCGACGAAGCCCCACCGCTGCCGCTGACCGCGCGCAACCCCGAGGGCTGCATCTACCTGGGCTCGTTCTCGAAGGTGCTGGCACCGGGCCTGCGCCTGGGTTTCCTGGTCGCGCCGAAGGCCATCTACCCGAAGCTGCTGCAAGCCAAGCAGGCGGTCGACCTGCACACGCCGATCTTCACGCAACGCATGGTGTCGGCCGTGATGAAGGACGGTTTCCTCGACCGCCACGTGCCCACGATCCGCGCCCTCTACAAGCGCCAGCGCGACGCGATGATCGCCGCGCTCACCCGCGAAATGGCGGGCCTGGACGTGAAGTTCAACGCGCCCAAGGGCGGCATGTTCCTGTGGGCGCGCCTGCCCGAGGGCATCGACACGGTGAAGCTGCTGCCCAAGGCCGTCGAGCGCAACGTGGCCTTCGTGCCCGGCGCGCCGTTCTACGCGGGCCTGGGCGATCCGCGCACGCTGCGCCTGTCGTTCGTGACAGCCAGCGTGGAAGAAATCGATGTCGCCATCGCCGCGCTCGCCATCACGCTGCGCGAAGAGCTGGAACTGCTGGGCGAGCACAAGCTCGCCCCCGCACCGGTGTAA
- a CDS encoding DMT family transporter, whose product MTKRFDIKDETLGMWLGVIGVALFAVTLPMTRLATGTQAAPQLSPWFVTLGRAALAGVLSAIFLLATRSPRPASHQWKPLGMAVLGNVIGYPLLLGYALRVVTASHAAVVTALLPLVTAAVAAWVLHQRARLGFWLCAVAGSLLVVVFSVLRASQSGHGFGFEWADLLLVGAVIAASFGYIYGAQVTPSLGAERVICWVCVMALPVTLPATLFLWPTTPIATASWLGFVYVGMFSMWIGFFAWYRGLALGGALRVSQTQLLQPFLSILASIPILGEPLDVVTLGFAIAVVVTVVIGKKLSQPQAAPAAAPLPAGAAGRSR is encoded by the coding sequence ATGACAAAGCGCTTCGACATCAAGGACGAGACGCTGGGCATGTGGCTCGGCGTAATCGGCGTGGCGCTGTTCGCGGTGACCCTGCCCATGACGCGGCTGGCCACCGGCACGCAGGCTGCGCCTCAGTTGTCGCCGTGGTTCGTCACGCTCGGGCGCGCGGCGCTGGCGGGCGTGCTGTCGGCCATCTTCCTCCTGGCCACGCGCTCGCCGCGGCCTGCATCGCACCAGTGGAAGCCGCTGGGCATGGCGGTGCTGGGCAACGTCATCGGCTATCCGCTGCTGCTGGGCTACGCACTGCGGGTGGTCACGGCCAGCCACGCGGCGGTCGTCACGGCGCTGCTGCCGCTGGTCACCGCCGCGGTCGCGGCCTGGGTGCTGCATCAGCGCGCACGCCTCGGCTTCTGGCTCTGCGCGGTCGCCGGCAGCCTGCTGGTGGTGGTGTTCTCGGTGCTGCGCGCGAGCCAAAGCGGACACGGCTTCGGCTTCGAATGGGCCGACCTGCTGCTGGTGGGCGCGGTCATCGCCGCTTCATTCGGCTACATCTACGGCGCGCAGGTAACGCCTTCGCTGGGTGCCGAGCGCGTGATCTGCTGGGTCTGCGTGATGGCACTGCCGGTGACGCTGCCGGCCACGCTGTTCCTCTGGCCCACGACGCCCATCGCCACGGCGTCATGGCTGGGCTTCGTCTACGTCGGCATGTTCTCGATGTGGATCGGCTTCTTCGCCTGGTACCGCGGCCTCGCCCTCGGCGGCGCGCTGCGCGTGAGCCAGACGCAGTTGCTGCAGCCCTTTCTGTCGATCCTCGCGTCGATCCCGATCCTGGGCGAACCGCTCGATGTGGTGACCCTGGGCTTCGCGATCGCGGTGGTGGTCACCGTGGTCATCGGCAAGAAGCTCTCGCAGCCGCAGGCCGCTCCCGCTGCGGCGCCGCTCCCGGCAGGCGCGGCCGGAAGAAGCCGATGA